In bacterium, the DNA window AGCCATCGCGCCGCCTCCGGGGCCCCGGGGGCCGCGGCCGCCTCGATCAGCGCGAAGCGCTCCCCCCGCACCCCGCGGGCGGCCAGCGCGCGCGCCAGGTCACGGGCGGCCTCGAAGCGCTGGCGGTCGTCCGCCGAGAGCGCCGTCATGCTCAGTGACGTGTCCAGGATCACCGCTGTGAAGCCGGGCTCGCCCTCGCGGAAGGACGCGCCCGGGGCCTGCAGCACCGGCCGCGCCAGCAGCGCCGCGAACGCGAGCACGGCCAGGCAGCGCAGGGCCAGCAGCAGGAGGCGCCGCAGCCGCAGCCGCCGCGACGAGCGGCGCTGCGCGATCAACAGGAAGCGCACCGCGGGGAAGTCGACCTGGGCCTCGCGCCGGCGTTGGAGCAGGTGGATCGCCACCGGCACGGCGATCGCCAGCGCGAACAGCAGGTTCAGCGGCGAGAGGAAGCCGAGCTGCACCCGCTCACCCTCCCCGGCGCGCCAGGTAGCGCACCAGCGCCGCGTCGAGCGGCTCGTCGGTGACGATCAGGTCGTGGTCCGCCCCGGCCCGCCGGCAGAGCTCGCGCACCCGCGCCAGGTGCTCGGCCACCGCCGCCCGGTACTCGTCCCGGATCTCGCGCGGGTCGGTCGTCAGCTCCAGCGGCTCCTCGAGGTCCACGAACCGCGTGACCTTGCGGAACGGCAGGTCCAGCTCGTCGCGGTCGGCGACCTGCAGCACCATCAGGTCGTTGCGCCGGTGGTGCAGGTGCCGCAGGCCCAGCGCGAGGCCCTCCGGGTCGTCGAGCAGGTCCGAGATCAGCACGCACAGGCCGCGCCGGTGCAGCCCCCCGGCGATCTCCGCCAGCGCGGCGCGCACGTCGGTGCGCCCGGCCGGGCGCGCGGCCTCCAGCTCGGCGATGATCGCGTGCAGGTGGTGCGGCTGCGAACGCGGCGCGAGCACGCGCGGCCCCTCCTCGCGCATCACCACGAGGCCGACGGCATCACGCTGCAGCAGCATCAGGTAGGCAAGGGATGCGGCAATGGTCGCGGCGCAGTCGAACTTGGAGAATCCCGCGGCGTCCCCCGCGTAGCGCATCGAGGCGCTCGCGTCGACGAAGAGGTGCGCCCGCAGGTTGGTCTCGGCCTCGTACTCCTTGACGAAGTAGCGGTCCTGGCGCCCGAAGAGCTTCCAGTCGATGCGGCGCAACTCGTCCCCCGGCGCGTACGGCCGGTGCTCGGAGAACTCCACCGAGAGACCGCGCAGCGAGCTGCGGTGCAGCCCCGCCATGAGGCCCTCGACGACGTGGCGCGCGCGCAGCCCGAGGTTCGAGATCCGGGCGAGGACGACCGGGTCGAAGTAGCGCCCGGGGCGGCCCGGCGCGCCGCGCGGCGGTGCGACGCTAGCGTCCATCCCCGGGCAGCGCCTCCAGGAGCCGGGCGACGATGTCGCGGGCGGACACGCCCTCGGCCTCCGCGGTGAAGTTCGTCAGGATGCGGTGCTGGAGCACCGCCGGCGCCAGCGCGCGCACGTCCTCGACGGCGGCGGCATAGCGGCCCGAGAGCACGGCGCGCGCCTTGGCGCCGAGCACGAGGTACTGCGAGGCGCGGGGGCCCGCGCCCCAGGAGACGTGGTCGCGCACGAACTTCGGCGCGCCCGGGGAGGCCGGCCGGCTCGCCTGCGCGAGGCGCACCGCGTACTCGATGACGGGGCTCGCCGCCGGCACGCGGCGGACCAGCTCCTGGAAGGCGAGGATGCGCGCGGCATCCAGCACGGGGGCGGCGGCCGCGGTGCCGGCGGCGGTCGTCGTGCCGACGATCCGCACCTCCTCCTCGAAGCTCGGGTAGTCGAGGTAGACGCTGAACATGAAGCGGTCGAGCTGCGCCTCGGGCAGCGGGTAGGTCCCCTCCTGCTCGATCGGGTTCTGCGTGGCCAGCACGAAGAACGGCAGCTCCAGCGGGTAGGTCTGCCCGCCGGCGGTCACCTGGTACTCCTGCATCGCCTGCAGCAGCGCCGCCTGCGTCTTCGGCGGCGTGCGATTGATCTCGTCGGCGAGCAGCACGTTCGTGAAGACCGGCCCCTTGAGGAAGCGGAAGAAGCGCCGGCGCTCCGCGTCCTCCTCGAGCACCTCGGTGCCCGTGATGTCGGAGGGCATCAGGTCGGGCGTGAACTGGACGCGGTTGAACGACAGGTGCAGCGCCTGCGCCAGCGTGCTCACGAGCAGGGTCTTGGCCAGCCCCGGCACGCCGATGAGCAGGCAGTGCCCGCTCGTGAAGAGGCTGGTGAGCAGCTCCTCGACGACTTTCTCCTGCCCGACGATCACCTTGCCGATCTGCTCGCGGATCGCCGCCTGCGCCCGCACCAGCTCCTC includes these proteins:
- a CDS encoding MoxR family ATPase gives rise to the protein MQAPQWREAEDVRQAEELVRAQAAIREQIGKVIVGQEKVVEELLTSLFTSGHCLLIGVPGLAKTLLVSTLAQALHLSFNRVQFTPDLMPSDITGTEVLEEDAERRRFFRFLKGPVFTNVLLADEINRTPPKTQAALLQAMQEYQVTAGGQTYPLELPFFVLATQNPIEQEGTYPLPEAQLDRFMFSVYLDYPSFEEEVRIVGTTTAAGTAAAAPVLDAARILAFQELVRRVPAASPVIEYAVRLAQASRPASPGAPKFVRDHVSWGAGPRASQYLVLGAKARAVLSGRYAAAVEDVRALAPAVLQHRILTNFTAEAEGVSARDIVARLLEALPGDGR
- a CDS encoding DUF58 domain-containing protein, yielding MDASVAPPRGAPGRPGRYFDPVVLARISNLGLRARHVVEGLMAGLHRSSLRGLSVEFSEHRPYAPGDELRRIDWKLFGRQDRYFVKEYEAETNLRAHLFVDASASMRYAGDAAGFSKFDCAATIAASLAYLMLLQRDAVGLVVMREEGPRVLAPRSQPHHLHAIIAELEAARPAGRTDVRAALAEIAGGLHRRGLCVLISDLLDDPEGLALGLRHLHHRRNDLMVLQVADRDELDLPFRKVTRFVDLEEPLELTTDPREIRDEYRAAVAEHLARVRELCRRAGADHDLIVTDEPLDAALVRYLARRGG